The proteins below are encoded in one region of Paeniglutamicibacter cryotolerans:
- a CDS encoding sensor histidine kinase — translation MNKIRTQEASEVPGASFAELSESRIGPYRRFLRRHPLLLDLGVVAGFLLASSFELVAAAERGAWSAVVLIGLLGAALFLRRRFPLSVLVAVFVIDAVATVFDPAYSGNNIGLWIALYTAATKYAARRMFIMTVLISAVQTLVFAVFVFPTLLADSAAELRSITEFGGRNVVFLIAVGLTMLMNIVAVGIGAAIRNNRLHDAELANWAARAQMLAQAGERNRIAREMHDVVAHSLSVMIALSDGAAVVIKRDPERAGQVLRELSSTGRGALADMRRVIGVLRAGDAGLRSPQPAAGSLQDMLEGFRVAGLPLTFTQTGPQLPEDTTFQLTVYRIVQESLTNVLRYSRSATRVGVEIEVDDGTARLRITDNGAQAGTRNETIGSGQGVRGMAERAALFGGSLYAGPGPHGGWIVHAILPFPEHSPGTTPAPPNEGSHEV, via the coding sequence ATGAACAAGATCCGGACGCAGGAGGCATCGGAAGTCCCCGGCGCCTCCTTCGCCGAGCTCTCCGAATCACGGATCGGTCCCTACCGGCGGTTCCTGCGCCGGCACCCGCTGCTGCTGGACCTGGGCGTAGTGGCCGGCTTCCTGCTGGCCAGCAGCTTCGAACTGGTGGCGGCCGCCGAGCGCGGGGCCTGGTCGGCGGTGGTGCTGATCGGCTTGCTCGGCGCCGCGCTGTTCCTGCGTCGGCGCTTCCCGCTGAGCGTGCTGGTCGCCGTTTTCGTGATCGACGCCGTGGCCACCGTCTTCGACCCGGCCTATTCCGGGAACAACATCGGGCTGTGGATAGCGCTCTACACGGCGGCGACCAAGTATGCCGCCCGGCGCATGTTCATCATGACGGTGCTGATCTCGGCGGTGCAGACCCTGGTCTTCGCCGTATTCGTCTTCCCCACGCTGCTCGCCGACAGCGCCGCGGAACTGCGCTCGATCACCGAGTTCGGCGGCAGAAACGTCGTCTTCCTGATCGCCGTCGGGCTGACCATGCTGATGAACATCGTGGCGGTGGGCATCGGCGCGGCGATCCGCAACAACAGGCTGCACGATGCCGAGCTGGCGAACTGGGCCGCCCGTGCGCAGATGCTGGCCCAGGCCGGGGAGCGCAACCGCATCGCGCGGGAAATGCACGATGTGGTGGCGCATTCGCTCTCGGTGATGATCGCCCTGTCCGATGGCGCTGCGGTGGTCATCAAGCGCGATCCGGAGCGCGCCGGCCAGGTGCTGCGCGAGCTCTCCTCCACCGGTCGCGGCGCGCTGGCCGACATGCGCCGGGTCATTGGGGTGTTGCGCGCCGGTGATGCCGGCCTGCGGTCCCCGCAGCCCGCTGCCGGGTCGCTGCAGGACATGCTCGAGGGATTCCGCGTCGCCGGGCTCCCGCTCACCTTCACCCAGACCGGTCCGCAGCTGCCGGAGGACACCACGTTCCAGCTGACCGTCTACCGGATCGTGCAGGAATCGCTCACCAACGTGCTGCGCTACTCCCGTTCCGCGACCCGGGTCGGCGTCGAGATCGAGGTCGACGACGGCACTGCCCGGCTGCGCATCACCGATAACGGGGCCCAGGCCGGAACCCGCAATGAAACCATCGGCTCGGGCCAGGGAGTGCGCGGCATGGCCGAACGGGCCGCGCTTTTCGGCGGCTCGCTCTACGCAGGCCCGGGCCCGCACGGCGGCTGGATCGTCCACGCGATCCTGCCGTTCCCCGAACATTCACCCGGCACCACCCCCGCACCACCTAACGAAGGCAGCCATGAAGTCTGA
- a CDS encoding ABC transporter permease subunit, translating into MSAMTPVSRKDARHATPSAGTAGVSLAGVLHGEWIKLTSLRSTLILILSSVVVIVGIAMLVAVGVGMTQDMVSGNPEMAAQMGGSAGMEEMVGSIAGAGVSMATLVMGALAVMMISSEFATGSARSTFTAVPRRQPVFWTKALLIMAVSFVVSVVATLLAYLAIGPILSGAGMEQSLANPVFVRSLWIGALGVSMVASIGFSLGSLLRNSAGGIMSMVGIVFVVPSIAMAIPLYWVNKLGNYLPTSAISNLTTPAMMGNGMETWQAATAVAGWAIIPLAVAALVLQRRDI; encoded by the coding sequence ATGAGTGCGATGACCCCCGTTTCACGCAAGGATGCGCGGCACGCAACACCGTCGGCGGGTACCGCAGGGGTTTCCCTGGCCGGCGTGCTGCATGGCGAATGGATCAAGCTCACCTCGCTGCGCTCGACCCTGATCCTGATCCTGTCCTCGGTGGTGGTGATCGTCGGCATCGCGATGCTGGTCGCCGTCGGCGTGGGCATGACCCAGGACATGGTGTCCGGGAATCCGGAAATGGCCGCCCAGATGGGTGGTTCGGCCGGAATGGAGGAGATGGTCGGATCCATCGCCGGGGCCGGGGTCAGCATGGCCACGCTGGTCATGGGTGCACTGGCGGTCATGATGATCAGCTCCGAGTTCGCCACCGGTTCGGCCCGATCAACGTTCACCGCGGTACCCCGGCGCCAGCCGGTGTTCTGGACCAAGGCCCTGCTGATCATGGCCGTCTCCTTCGTGGTGTCGGTCGTGGCGACGCTGCTCGCCTACCTGGCGATCGGACCGATCCTGTCCGGCGCCGGGATGGAGCAGTCGCTGGCCAACCCGGTCTTCGTGCGCTCGCTCTGGATCGGCGCCCTGGGCGTCTCGATGGTGGCATCCATCGGGTTCTCGCTGGGTTCGCTGCTGCGCAACTCGGCCGGCGGCATCATGTCGATGGTGGGTATCGTCTTCGTGGTGCCCTCGATTGCCATGGCCATCCCGCTGTATTGGGTCAACAAGTTGGGCAACTACCTGCCCACGAGCGCCATCTCGAACCTGACCACCCCGGCCATGATGGGTAACGGCATGGAGACCTGGCAGGCGGCGACCGCCGTGGCGGGCTGGGCGATCATTCCGCTGGCCGTTGCCGCGCTGGTGCTGCAGCGCCGCGACATCTGA
- a CDS encoding ABC transporter ATP-binding protein, which yields MIEAQELAKNYGRKRAVDSVSFTVQPGRVTGFLGPNGAGKSTTMRMIVGLDRPSAGRVTVNGRPFARHAAPLREVGALLDAKSVHKSRSARSHLRALAATHSIPLKRVDEVIELTGLGAVARKRVGGFSLGMGQRLGIAAALLGDPQTLILDEPVNGLDPEGVLWVRNLARSQAAQGKTVFLSSHLMSEMSLTADHLIVIGRGRIIADAPIEAILNGQGTSGALVRTDSAVELMNALAADHVQITRVDEFTLQVAGVDSRTIAARALDARILVYGLTPTQQSLEQAYMDLTKDEVEYHSSLQAPAAQGAMPGKQI from the coding sequence ATGATCGAAGCACAGGAACTGGCCAAGAACTATGGCCGCAAGCGCGCGGTGGATTCCGTCTCCTTCACCGTCCAACCCGGTCGCGTGACCGGGTTCCTCGGCCCCAACGGCGCCGGGAAATCCACCACGATGCGCATGATCGTGGGCCTCGACCGTCCCAGCGCCGGAAGGGTCACCGTCAATGGGCGCCCCTTCGCCCGGCATGCGGCACCGCTGCGCGAGGTCGGCGCACTGCTCGATGCCAAGTCGGTGCACAAGTCACGCAGCGCCCGCTCGCACCTGCGCGCACTGGCAGCCACCCACTCGATCCCGCTGAAGCGGGTCGACGAGGTCATCGAACTGACCGGCCTGGGTGCCGTGGCCAGGAAGCGTGTGGGCGGGTTCTCGCTCGGCATGGGCCAGCGCCTGGGCATTGCCGCAGCGCTGTTGGGTGATCCGCAGACGCTGATCCTCGACGAACCGGTCAACGGGTTGGATCCCGAGGGCGTGCTCTGGGTACGAAACCTGGCCCGCAGCCAGGCGGCGCAGGGCAAGACGGTCTTCCTCTCCTCGCACCTGATGAGCGAAATGTCGCTGACGGCGGACCACCTGATTGTGATCGGCCGCGGCCGGATCATCGCCGATGCCCCGATCGAGGCGATCCTCAACGGGCAGGGCACCTCCGGGGCACTGGTGCGCACCGATTCGGCAGTCGAGCTGATGAACGCGCTCGCCGCCGACCACGTCCAGATCACCCGCGTCGATGAGTTCACGCTGCAGGTGGCCGGCGTCGATTCGCGCACCATCGCGGCCCGCGCTCTCGATGCGCGGATCCTGGTCTACGGACTGACACCCACCCAGCAGTCATTGGAACAGGCCTACATGGACCTGACCAAGGACGAAGTGGAATACCACTCGAGCCTGCAGGCTCCCGCGGCACAGGGCGCCATGCCCGGAAAGCAGATCTGA
- a CDS encoding formylglycine-generating enzyme family protein: protein MAACCTPARGPSGAPSGAVPPVLPGSGAHHEQVLIGPGSFLMGDAFNEGYASDGELPVHRVGLDAFSIDATAVTNTQFARFIDATGYRTEAQVYGSSAVFHLLVNAPARDVLGPVPGAGWWITVRGADWAHPFGANSAAAELPDHPVVHVSHNDALAYCAWSGRLLPTEAQWEYAARGGLESARYAWGDELLGPGGEHRANIWQGTFPTINTTADGFLGTAPVRSFAANGYGLYEMAGNVWEWCGDWFLPRYYARSGPDNPPGPPFGTGRVMRGGSYLCHDSYCNRYRVAARSSNTPDSSSGNCGFRTVAA, encoded by the coding sequence GTGGCAGCTTGTTGCACCCCCGCCCGTGGGCCTTCGGGTGCCCCCTCCGGCGCTGTCCCCCCAGTCCTCCCCGGCTCCGGCGCCCACCACGAACAGGTGCTCATCGGCCCCGGTTCCTTCCTGATGGGCGACGCGTTCAATGAGGGATATGCCTCGGACGGCGAACTACCGGTACACCGGGTGGGGCTGGACGCCTTCTCCATCGATGCCACGGCGGTCACCAACACCCAGTTCGCCCGGTTCATCGATGCCACCGGATACCGGACCGAGGCGCAGGTCTATGGTTCCTCGGCCGTTTTCCACCTGCTGGTGAACGCCCCGGCCAGGGACGTGCTCGGCCCGGTCCCCGGCGCCGGATGGTGGATCACCGTCAGGGGTGCCGACTGGGCCCACCCCTTCGGGGCCAATTCCGCCGCCGCCGAACTGCCCGATCACCCGGTGGTCCACGTTTCCCACAACGATGCGCTGGCGTATTGCGCCTGGTCCGGGCGCCTGCTGCCGACCGAGGCCCAGTGGGAATACGCTGCCCGCGGCGGGCTGGAATCCGCCCGTTACGCCTGGGGCGATGAGCTGCTGGGCCCAGGCGGCGAACACCGGGCAAACATCTGGCAGGGCACCTTCCCCACCATCAATACGACGGCCGACGGGTTCCTGGGTACCGCACCGGTGCGCAGCTTCGCCGCCAACGGCTACGGGCTCTACGAAATGGCCGGGAATGTGTGGGAATGGTGCGGGGATTGGTTCCTGCCCCGCTACTACGCCCGTTCCGGTCCCGACAACCCTCCAGGCCCACCGTTTGGCACCGGCCGGGTCATGCGCGGCGGTTCATACCTCTGCCACGACTCGTACTGCAACCGCTACCGGGTGGCCGCCCGCAGCTCGAACACGCCGGACTCATCCTCCGGAAACTGCGGCTTCCGCACCGTGGCGGCGTAG
- a CDS encoding S53 family peptidase — protein MPIDESGTNRNNQTPADPHHGRHAGERTGPELVPLPGSHREPAPRALRLPDARQSELYGQEITVTVVLRRAEPVPGDALSAAFAGVGGRTEHGASTADIELATSTLTALGAVVSETDAASRRLRVSGTVELLCTIFGTQLERVSSLGPDHTTTTHRHRTGGLSVPAELDSVITAVLGLDDRPSARAPFYVAHAGAENTSYTPLELGAIYGFPAAEGGKGQGLAIIELGGGFEQADLDAYFTSLGITGPVVTAVGIDGAVNVPGGDPQGADGEVLLDIEVAGSLAPAAAMAVYFAPNTDAGFLDAIAAATHASPPPAAMSISWGQSEDQWTEQARTAMDDAFIDAAMLGITVTVAAGDNGSADAEQDGRNHVDFPASSPHVLACGGTRLEADPATGVVSSETVWNDSASSATGGGVSDVFALPAWQQHVLVKAGSTAPALPRGRGVPDVAAVADPQTGYRVRVDGADLVFGGTSAVAPLWAALVVLLCGERASGFGLLQPVLYPNAPDAPAVGLRDITVGDNGSYKAAPGWDACTGLGVPDGVALQRLLAPGTAAAS, from the coding sequence ATGCCCATCGATGAATCAGGCACGAACCGGAACAACCAAACGCCGGCGGACCCGCACCACGGGCGCCATGCCGGGGAACGTACCGGCCCGGAACTGGTGCCGCTGCCCGGCAGCCACCGGGAACCGGCCCCGCGGGCACTGCGGCTTCCCGATGCCCGCCAGTCGGAGCTGTACGGGCAGGAAATCACTGTCACCGTGGTGCTGCGCCGCGCCGAACCGGTGCCTGGAGACGCACTTTCGGCTGCCTTCGCCGGGGTCGGCGGACGGACGGAGCATGGGGCATCGACTGCCGACATCGAGCTGGCCACCTCCACGCTGACGGCGCTGGGCGCCGTGGTCAGTGAAACCGATGCTGCCTCCCGCCGGCTGCGTGTGTCGGGCACGGTTGAACTGCTGTGCACCATCTTCGGGACGCAGCTGGAGCGGGTCTCCAGCCTCGGGCCCGATCACACAACCACCACCCATCGCCACCGTACCGGCGGGCTGAGCGTGCCGGCGGAACTGGACTCGGTCATCACAGCGGTGCTTGGCCTGGATGACCGGCCATCGGCCCGCGCCCCCTTTTACGTAGCCCACGCCGGCGCTGAAAACACCAGCTACACGCCCCTGGAGCTGGGCGCCATCTACGGCTTCCCTGCGGCTGAAGGGGGGAAGGGCCAAGGCCTTGCCATCATCGAACTGGGCGGGGGATTCGAACAGGCGGACCTGGATGCCTATTTCACGTCGCTGGGCATCACCGGCCCCGTGGTCACGGCCGTCGGAATCGACGGAGCGGTGAACGTGCCCGGCGGTGACCCGCAGGGCGCAGATGGCGAGGTGCTGCTGGACATCGAGGTGGCCGGGTCGCTGGCACCAGCCGCAGCCATGGCCGTCTATTTCGCCCCGAATACCGATGCCGGATTCCTCGACGCCATCGCGGCGGCCACCCATGCCTCACCGCCCCCGGCGGCCATGAGCATCAGCTGGGGACAGAGCGAGGACCAATGGACCGAGCAGGCCCGCACCGCGATGGACGATGCCTTCATTGACGCCGCCATGCTGGGGATCACCGTCACCGTGGCCGCGGGGGATAACGGAAGCGCCGATGCTGAACAGGACGGGCGCAACCACGTCGACTTCCCCGCATCCAGTCCCCACGTGTTGGCGTGCGGGGGAACCCGGCTCGAGGCGGATCCGGCCACCGGCGTGGTATCGAGCGAAACCGTCTGGAACGACTCTGCCAGCTCGGCCACCGGCGGCGGGGTCAGTGACGTGTTCGCGCTGCCCGCCTGGCAACAACACGTCCTCGTGAAGGCGGGTTCCACCGCACCGGCGCTGCCGCGGGGGCGCGGCGTGCCCGACGTGGCAGCGGTTGCGGACCCGCAGACCGGTTACCGGGTGCGGGTGGACGGCGCCGACCTGGTCTTCGGCGGCACCAGCGCCGTCGCGCCCTTGTGGGCAGCCCTGGTGGTGCTGCTCTGCGGGGAGAGGGCCAGCGGGTTCGGACTGTTGCAGCCGGTGCTCTATCCGAATGCGCCGGATGCTCCCGCGGTGGGCTTGAGGGACATTACCGTCGGTGACAACGGCTCCTACAAGGCCGCGCCGGGATGGGATGCGTGCACGGGCCTGGGCGTGCCCGACGGCGTCGCCTTGCAACGGCTGCTGGCCCCGGGAACCGCCGCCGCTTCCTGA
- a CDS encoding response regulator transcription factor has product MSAAPVIKVAMVEDHPTFRKGLSAILDAAGFLLVAEAATAAQALELIPGSGADVVLVDLQLPDGNGAELTARLLDIDPGLRICILTMFDDDQWVMTALRSGAIGYLLKGADADTVERAVRSVAHGEALFSAEITGRLRAFYVGAAALKPLAFPGLTPRERLVLGDMARGRDNAEIARAQGLSEKTVRNVVSLIFTKLQVNSRSKAIARARDAGLGEGALS; this is encoded by the coding sequence ATGAGCGCTGCACCGGTGATCAAGGTGGCGATGGTGGAGGACCACCCGACGTTCAGGAAGGGCCTGTCGGCGATCCTGGATGCCGCGGGTTTCTTGCTCGTGGCCGAGGCGGCCACCGCCGCTCAGGCGCTGGAGCTGATTCCGGGATCCGGAGCAGATGTGGTGCTGGTGGACCTTCAGCTGCCAGACGGCAACGGTGCCGAGCTGACTGCTCGCCTATTGGACATCGACCCCGGGTTGCGGATCTGCATCTTGACGATGTTCGACGATGACCAGTGGGTGATGACGGCCTTGCGCTCCGGTGCCATCGGCTACCTGTTGAAGGGGGCCGACGCTGATACGGTAGAGCGCGCTGTACGTTCGGTGGCCCACGGGGAGGCTTTGTTTTCCGCGGAAATCACTGGTCGATTAAGGGCCTTTTACGTCGGTGCCGCCGCCTTGAAGCCGTTGGCCTTCCCCGGGCTGACGCCGCGTGAACGCCTCGTGCTCGGTGACATGGCCCGGGGCCGGGACAATGCGGAGATAGCCCGGGCCCAGGGCTTGAGTGAAAAGACGGTACGTAACGTTGTATCGCTCATCTTCACGAAACTCCAAGTCAATTCGCGGTCCAAGGCGATTGCCAGAGCGCGTGACGCCGGGCTGGGGGAGGGGGCCCTGAGCTGA
- a CDS encoding sensor histidine kinase produces MMSGLLKVLAGLLSACAVAAGILSLSEGTWQQTGVETAIALFGAPLGLLLVSHAQGNRVGWLMLASGFFAGVFLVSGMLTGLGVARPEPAGWAPWSAWVNGWSWAPFTMLGLGLLPQVFPDGRPLPGRFWSWWWRGSLGATVLLTALLMAGPHSPAYPQLPNPWWARAMPWPALEYFDAPLALLLAMVSLGSVASIVARWHGADTGLRRKLGVVSLAGILLLAAGAAGPWWVAPLAATGYLAAILWAVLQRSLFDIPVLVTRAIVGLVLFGLLWAAYVLSVVGVGVLFGAADGQVAAAFVAALVVASVFDPLRRGIGHRVERVFALGRPEHRRLGAGLSAAAAGAGDGSRALEVVGRLLAEALHSPGLAIVPEGATGPAPASSTVAVELYWRGMPIARLQLPPRRGAAAVHPADLRLIGHLEPVLALITHEAMLTADLHRSRREVLTAREEERRRLRRDLHDGLGPLIAGVTLSVAAAQKTADTRPARAAELLAGASVDLSRAVADIRSLVQGLRPPALDDLGLVAAISRLHPATGLEVSVAETGEPRPLPAATEVAAYRIAQEALTNVIKHAGARTAGVTLEYRAAELVVHIEDDGIGPRGGVVAHSGLGLDSMCERATELGGSWELVAVPTGGTRVTVVLPAAPAAPEPWVVR; encoded by the coding sequence ATGATGTCCGGACTCCTGAAGGTGTTGGCCGGGCTGCTGTCCGCATGCGCAGTGGCGGCCGGGATCCTCTCCTTGTCCGAGGGCACCTGGCAGCAGACGGGCGTGGAAACAGCGATCGCGCTTTTCGGCGCCCCGTTGGGGCTGCTGCTGGTCTCCCATGCCCAGGGCAACCGGGTGGGCTGGCTGATGCTGGCCAGCGGCTTCTTCGCCGGGGTCTTCCTGGTGTCAGGAATGCTTACCGGCCTCGGGGTGGCCCGTCCCGAACCGGCTGGTTGGGCACCGTGGAGCGCGTGGGTCAACGGCTGGTCATGGGCGCCGTTCACGATGTTGGGGCTCGGCCTGCTACCCCAGGTCTTCCCCGATGGCCGCCCGCTGCCTGGCCGGTTCTGGTCCTGGTGGTGGCGCGGTTCGCTGGGCGCCACGGTGTTGCTCACTGCGTTGTTGATGGCCGGCCCCCATTCCCCTGCTTATCCGCAGCTTCCCAATCCCTGGTGGGCCCGGGCCATGCCATGGCCAGCCCTCGAATACTTCGATGCGCCGCTGGCCCTCTTGCTGGCCATGGTCAGCCTCGGCTCGGTGGCGAGCATCGTGGCCCGCTGGCATGGCGCAGATACCGGGTTGAGGCGGAAGCTCGGGGTGGTTTCGCTGGCTGGGATCCTGCTGCTGGCAGCGGGCGCCGCTGGCCCCTGGTGGGTGGCGCCGCTGGCTGCGACCGGATACCTCGCCGCGATCCTGTGGGCGGTCTTGCAGCGTTCGCTCTTCGACATTCCGGTCCTGGTTACCCGAGCCATCGTGGGCCTTGTCCTGTTCGGTCTGCTCTGGGCCGCCTATGTGCTTTCGGTGGTCGGGGTCGGGGTCCTGTTCGGGGCCGCTGACGGGCAAGTGGCGGCTGCCTTCGTGGCCGCGCTGGTCGTAGCGAGCGTGTTCGATCCGTTGCGCCGGGGGATCGGGCACCGCGTGGAACGGGTTTTTGCCCTAGGCCGACCCGAACACCGACGTCTGGGCGCCGGACTTTCAGCGGCTGCCGCCGGGGCGGGTGACGGAAGCCGCGCCTTGGAAGTGGTGGGCCGGCTTCTGGCCGAAGCCCTCCACTCCCCGGGCCTGGCCATCGTGCCAGAGGGCGCCACGGGACCGGCCCCGGCGAGCTCGACGGTTGCCGTCGAGCTGTACTGGCGAGGCATGCCGATTGCGCGGCTGCAGTTACCGCCGCGTCGCGGGGCAGCTGCAGTGCATCCGGCGGATCTGCGGCTCATTGGACATTTGGAACCGGTGCTTGCGTTGATCACCCACGAGGCCATGCTGACAGCCGACCTGCACCGATCGCGCCGCGAGGTGCTGACCGCCCGGGAGGAGGAGCGGCGGAGGTTGCGCAGGGACCTGCATGACGGGCTGGGCCCCTTGATTGCCGGGGTGACGTTGTCGGTGGCCGCGGCCCAAAAGACTGCCGATACCCGTCCGGCCCGTGCCGCAGAACTGCTCGCCGGGGCCTCGGTCGACCTGAGCAGGGCGGTGGCCGATATCAGGAGCCTAGTCCAGGGGCTGCGGCCACCAGCCCTAGATGACCTGGGGCTGGTGGCCGCGATTTCCCGGCTGCACCCCGCGACCGGGCTGGAAGTGAGTGTGGCCGAGACCGGGGAACCACGGCCGCTGCCGGCTGCGACCGAGGTCGCTGCCTACCGGATTGCCCAGGAGGCCCTGACTAATGTGATCAAGCATGCCGGTGCACGCACTGCCGGCGTGACACTTGAATACCGCGCAGCGGAGCTGGTGGTACACATCGAGGACGACGGGATCGGGCCGCGGGGAGGCGTCGTCGCCCACTCCGGGCTCGGCCTGGATTCTATGTGTGAACGGGCCACTGAACTTGGTGGGAGCTGGGAGCTGGTGGCGGTGCCCACGGGCGGTACCCGGGTCACCGTGGTGCTTCCGGCGGCCCCGGCCGCTCCCGAACCCTGGGTGGTCCGATGA
- a CDS encoding DnaJ family domain-containing protein yields MGRHSDPARARDHALEAARYRDSRQEAADPVPVDEYAQSTGRRFGEPEADADTAPTRFHETDEVWEVANSAIDAAMARGDFDNLAYAGKPIPGLGTNSDPDWWIKGMLQREQVSGIGPPALMLRKEDAELDELLDAEGSEARVREILTDFNSRIIEARRQLAGGPPVITRLRGIDAEITAWRDRRTERSAVAAPDPAAAAPTPARRGWLARLFGPRGH; encoded by the coding sequence ATGGGACGACATAGCGATCCAGCACGGGCTAGGGACCATGCATTGGAAGCGGCGCGCTACCGCGACTCCCGGCAGGAAGCGGCCGATCCGGTGCCGGTGGACGAATACGCGCAGTCCACCGGCCGCCGCTTCGGGGAACCCGAGGCCGACGCAGACACCGCCCCGACGCGCTTCCACGAAACGGACGAGGTCTGGGAAGTGGCTAATTCGGCCATTGACGCGGCGATGGCTCGCGGGGACTTCGACAACTTGGCCTATGCCGGTAAACCGATCCCCGGACTCGGTACCAACTCCGATCCCGACTGGTGGATCAAGGGGATGCTGCAACGCGAACAGGTCAGCGGAATCGGTCCGCCGGCGCTGATGTTGCGCAAGGAGGACGCCGAGCTGGACGAGCTGCTCGATGCCGAGGGGTCCGAGGCGCGGGTCCGCGAGATCCTCACCGACTTCAATTCCCGCATCATCGAGGCCCGCCGCCAGCTGGCCGGGGGACCGCCGGTGATCACCAGGCTGCGCGGCATCGATGCGGAAATCACGGCCTGGCGGGACCGTCGCACGGAGCGCAGTGCGGTGGCGGCACCCGATCCGGCGGCCGCCGCGCCAACCCCGGCACGGCGCGGCTGGCTTGCCCGGCTGTTCGGCCCGCGGGGTCATTGA
- a CDS encoding response regulator, whose protein sequence is MEELKSPVRVLLVDDETLVRVGLRLILEGDPGISIVGECGDGRQALDAVSATAPDVVLMDIRMPVLDGLETCKVLLERDPGLRILMLTTFDADDMVIRALTSGAAGFLLKDTPPAELVAAVHQVASGRPMLSPSVTRQLIDALTRRAPDPGQAEARQRIARLTERESEIARAISEGMTNAEIAALHFISLSTVKTHIGRILEKLPADNRVQIALCLHAAGIG, encoded by the coding sequence ATGGAAGAACTGAAATCCCCGGTACGGGTGCTGCTGGTCGACGATGAAACGCTCGTCCGCGTCGGATTGAGGCTGATCCTCGAGGGCGACCCGGGAATCAGCATCGTCGGTGAATGCGGCGACGGACGGCAGGCGCTGGATGCCGTCAGCGCCACGGCACCCGATGTGGTGCTGATGGATATCCGGATGCCGGTGCTCGACGGGCTCGAGACCTGCAAAGTCCTGCTCGAACGCGATCCGGGGCTCAGGATCCTGATGCTGACCACTTTCGACGCCGATGACATGGTGATACGGGCACTGACGAGCGGTGCCGCGGGATTCCTGCTCAAGGACACGCCACCGGCCGAGCTGGTCGCAGCCGTCCACCAGGTGGCGTCCGGCCGGCCGATGCTGTCCCCCTCGGTGACCCGGCAGCTCATCGATGCCCTCACCCGCAGGGCCCCGGATCCCGGTCAGGCCGAGGCGCGCCAACGGATCGCCAGGCTCACCGAACGGGAGTCCGAGATCGCCCGGGCCATCTCCGAAGGGATGACCAACGCGGAGATTGCGGCACTGCATTTCATCAGCCTCTCCACCGTCAAGACGCATATCGGCCGGATCCTGGAGAAGCTGCCCGCCGACAACCGGGTGCAAATCGCCTTGTGCCTGCATGCGGCGGGAATCGGCTAG